Within the Erigeron canadensis isolate Cc75 chromosome 6, C_canadensis_v1, whole genome shotgun sequence genome, the region CCTAGCGTTTGAATGTAGATACAAGCTTTTACCATGTCAAACTACTTAAATACCCTTTAAATATTGTAAGAATCTTTAAGGCTTCATGCTTTTTACTGTACCTACAATCCTACGCTCCTTTTACTGATATGAAACATGAGTTATAGGagtacactttttagtttttacatttAGAATATTGACAGGAGTACATACACTTACTAAACAAAAAAGagtatattttataaacaaatatatgtagGCTATAGCAACATAACTTTTAAGTTACACTCGTAATTTtgtcaaatgaaaattttatttaattataataatcacttttatttgattaagaatatatataaccaacTTTTTATAGAAAAGTTGGCCACAAACTGCCACTTTTTAGCAGCAATCTAGGTTTGAATCTTACCAGAtgcagaattgaatttaagtggttaAATTATCTTGACACTATTCCTTCTGGGGGTTATGtaggtaccaattcggtacataaCATCAAGtggttcctatcaatctactgttttttaatatatatatatatatatatatatatatatatatattaagtttaattataaatatctttttatcaATGTTCTTTCTTGTCATTTTATTATAAGTTACAACTTTTCTACCAAACatcaaaatatgtaaaaaaaaaaaaaatctacagCTGCCAACtatttttgtcaaacataccctTATTGTTTCGTCTCTTTTAAGTCTTGACCTCACAATGCCTCAAATGTGAATTTTTAGccattttataaagaaaaaaaatggttttgttTTGCTAACGCCATGTTAATATGATATGTTTTATACCTGACATTTTGTTTATCAATCCATTggtatttatagataaaaatgatgttaaacCAAGACATTTTGTTTATCAATCCATTGGTATTTATACatgaaaatgatgttaaacCAACTCCATTTAGGTGAGTTGGCAATGAATATTTTCTAAACCACTATGTGGGCCTCGGATGTGAGTTTTTCTTAAAGTATCGGGTTTGAGTATTGGGTTtatcatctcaaggtattttccttAAAGAGGGGTTGGAGGTCTAACAAATCGCTGATTAAAATTGTCCCCATCACGtatgaatcgaaactaactttaaaaaaaatatatcatgacatataattttttttaaaccgaTTATAAATATTCAATTAACATCTTTGCACatagaaaaaaattttaaatgaaaatgtcattttactttacttttttatatatatatatgtgtgtgtttctttTAGATTTCCAAACAACTTGAGCTCCTAAATGGGAGCATCGATCGGCTCGAATATAAGTGGATATATGTTAGTGGAAGTTTAAGTTATGGCTAGtgattttcttaattaatcagTTTTGTATGATTGgatatgtcttttttttttcataggGAAGTGATGTTTGTAccaatttttttacataatatattttgatcatacacaacaatatatgcatcaGACAGTTGTATTATATAACTGTTTAATGCATATATTATCATGTATGGTAAATTTATGTTGTGTATTGATCAAATCCCTTACCACATTGTACAAGGATTATTACAAACTGTACAAATACCAATTGCATAAATGTGGTAAAATAATCAACAAGTGTAGTATTAATATCAATTGTACcatctcttttaattaatttaccaaATTCATGTATTAAATGTTTGTACAATATGCTATAAAAACTGTACAGTTTGGTTAATTAATCTCAAAGgatggtacaaatatcatttaCCTTTTCATATAGTCGATCTTTTACCTTTAATTTTACATTATCTATTTAACACTTAATTTTTTAGTATGATCgatcaaatgaaaataatgtaTGTAGTTATCATACGATCGAGACATTACATTAAAAATATGTGTTCAACAGAAACGACACTTCATGTACTCCAAACGACAACCAAAAATCAGAcgcaaaatttgttttttattaaactaGAATGGAACATATAAGAAGTGGAGGTGCCTCTTTGCATCATAAAATGATTAAACGATTgtttataaagtatataaacatatatattttttaattttaatcatatACATTTATTGGAACAGTACAAAGAAATTAACgcttatttaattttaatattttctttgaGCATTAGTTCAGTGGTTCAAAGGTCATTTTTCATGTAAGTGGTCTTGTGTTCAAACATTAGAGAGGACTCAGGAAGTCCCTTTATAAGGGTTTGACTTAAATATATTCAAGTCTTTGGGGGGAGGGGGgagagtttacccctattaatcgttgtGTCTTTGAGCGAATTAGTTTGTTACTTTTTTATAGTGGCCACATGTCCCCCTAAAAAGCGACTTGGTGGGAATATCATCCAGGTTTGAATATCTGCAAAAGCATATTCAACCAGCCAAGATTTCTGGGATCTCACCGTCAGACAGCGTTACAGGGTTGTTAGCTTGATAGAAAAAATTCTTCTACAGGACTAAGGAGTTTCTGGACatttaccatttttatttttttaggagCAGGTATCCATTTGTTGCATTTAGGTTATAAACTGTCTTTATAAATTCAGCAATGAGCCAATGAGTggatacatatatgcatatatttgaTCAGTACGtactttgcaaaaaaaaaaaataataataataaataaaaaaatgtggcGAATCTAAATTGATTATATCACCGACAGCTAGCTATATATATGGGCTTTATGTAACAAGATAGAATTCAACCTTTCCAAAAATGAATGAAATGCAACATATATAGCACGAATGCAAGATATATACAACCGTTAATAACGTTTACGTTGATACTCCGTATCAAGTAAGAGTAATACGCACTTTCAtgtttgaatattaataattgaTGCAAATATATCATTTGTACACATATTTCTTACATTtctaaaaaatcttaaaaaattaattagtgCATATACTATATGTGAActacatatatttaaaagtgttaaaaaagaaGTTCATAGTAAAAGTGTTAACGGACATATACTATATGTgaactatttttaaaagtataaaagttaatttgtaacatttaatttaaaactcaatctatttatatatttaggtATAATATACAATGTATCTTATATCAAGTGTTTTAGTTGAAATAAGAATTCTTAGAAAATCAAACTCATACATATAATATGGACGATGAGTAATACATTTAAGTGTCATAAGTCATAATCTTCATTTGTCTCGTGTGAATTTAAAGGTAATATATAAATAGTGActgaaaatgaatataatgataaaatattaaagtaatattCAAGTATTAAACAATTATCTAAACAAAactttaagattaaaatatCAAGCAATTATAGATACATGACACCAAACTCCAAACTCCAAACTGACTTTTCATTAGATAAGCCAAAACACTTCATAGTGAAACTTTACAAAATGGCAATTCTGGTTTTGACAAAAACACCAATAATAGTGTTACCAAAACCTTTAATTTCCAAaaatcaacaaaagaagaaaaaaacctaAACTTCCAATTACTTTGGATAATTCCTTCAAACTACTTGATAATTAATTgccttcaaaaatatttatatagatagatagtgAATTGCTAGTATTTCCATGCACGAGCTGAGGTtatgatttataatttttagtgaaatatatatgtatatattaataaacattcataatattatgatttaagCAATTAATGATGGTGGATTTTGTTCATTATTGATGGATGTCACGTTATTATTGCATGGCCATGCAGATGGTATTAACTGGTTTTGAAGCTGCCTCACTAACAATACTTGACGTATGTCCCATAATTTTTGTCGAAGCATCACGGATTCGGATCGAAGCTGCTCGTTTTCGTGTCGTAAAGCTTGTGCGTGATGGCTTACAAACCGTAACCGGTTCATTATTTCCCGGTTCCCGGTCTTATGCCGGTTCACTTGGTTTCTTAAATTCTCCAAGTGCTTTTGTTTTCTCATCCGTGATCTCCGGGCTGACTCACGGTTCGATATCATTCGTCTCCTTTTACGTTCATCGATAGGGTTGACTTCTTCAACCTGCCCTAGTTCATCCGAGCCCGAATTTGAGCTATTTGTTTTTGGTGTGGATTCTTCAGAACCGGAAAATGAAAAAACCGGTTCTTGAAGTTGATTATTATAAAAGGGATTCTCGGTTTCGCCCCATGGGATAAAACCGGTCCCACAAAACCCGTCGGAGGGGATATGGACTTCGATGGCCGGAAAGATGGATGACATCATAGTCGTCAATTAGAGTTTTATGTAGTAGAAGAAGGTAAGAAGGGGAAAGGGAATAAACGATGGGTTGGAAGTCGCTATTTAAAGGCAAAATAAAAAGGGTATTTAAgtaaaacaacatatatatttttatatcttataaatactttatatatactaatagaGTATGACATAGTTGgctttatttaataaaaaaataattttgtaaaattttaaCTGGAGGAGCAACTGTTTTTTTAGTTACGTATGGTTAATGCTTTTGAGTCATGCGGCACTAACTCGAAGAGGTGGGGTCCATAGTGGCTTTTTAAAGTGATGACATCAGCAATGTGGGTCGCACAATGTTGATGTTTATGGCTTACCGATGAAGAAACAAAAGAGGTGCCATCACTAACTTCAGGACATTTGTCAATTTCCAATGAACTCACACGATGGAATTAAGCCAATGCCCGTTAGGATATTCATGACTTACTTGGGTGGCATCATAGAATATTGGGATCGAGCGCGGCTCTGTTTCTACGCACCAAGCTAATCAACTCATGGCTAAGCTTGAAACAAAACTTTCTTGGAATTAGTTTCCTGGattgtaactatctttgaccgaatgtctatagtaggaaaaaactaaagttatgtgtattgtatgtaagcaacttgaaaaaatgtttattgtatgttaaaaaacatacgtggcaaccatatacaagtgtcacttgtcagattttaattggttgaaatgaaattcttacatacaataaacattatttcaaagttgtttacatacaatacacacaactttagttatttcctactatagacattcgtttaaagtttcttacattcaaGGAAACTAATCCCAGCTTTCTTATTTAACATAACGTGATGCATGTTTGGTTAAAACTTAATGTGTTTAAtagtaaaatttatttaattcattaagtcattgaataaataaaaaataactatgTTAACTTAATCTATATAGATGTTATTTATCCATTTAGTAATTTAGTTTATCAACTCAGTCTCTTAATATTAAAGGGGAGTGATGTTCTTACAACATAAttttgtcatctacaacaaatatacaaattttattgCACACAATACAACTGCATGATGCAGATATTGTTGTAAATTGTCAAATTGTAttgtaaaaatatcatttaCCATGATTAAAATGATAAACATGCCATAAATGTTCAGaaggggattccctcaagttctctaacttgactagtcaaattTGGGAGATTTTGAccatttaattttaatcaaaagttGAGATTAAAAGAGAATCTTTGGACTTTGACCCTTAATTATAATCCAATGATTAAGATTTCTTTAACTTGATCTATCAAGTTGAAaccaacttgagggaatcttcACCCTAAATGTTCATCTATGGTTTGATTATAGTACTATCCAAAGATTATGTACTACCAGGCCAATTTGAATTGAAGGTAATTACATGGAACAAAAATAGCAAAAGTAAGGTACATTCTTACTCCATATTAAGCTCGGATATGGCCCTGGAATGGATTAAGGAGAAATCACTTTCTAAAGTAATGTACATTCTTAAATATTAAAGAAACGAAATATTATATGTAAAGAATGTACGTAGCAGACTAGCAGCAAGATTCTTAAAAACACGAGgccgacaaaatgttaaaaatttgaTCCAGTTAGGCGGTTGTAAAGTAGTACTTtatgttatgtatatatttatagagtttTATTAATGACAACTTTTAGAGCTCTCGGTAGTGACGGATCTTAAAAGTTTAGCGGTGCGcagggacggagccagaaaTTCTTTTGAGAGGGGGCAAATCTATTAATcgtatttcatatttattaaagcgtaaaacaaaaaaaaattgagatccGGTTAGAGAAGAATGGACTCTAAAAGAATTAGCTTATACTTACCACACTGAACCATTTTTATCATTAACACCGATATTAAATCTCAATATATTTACGCCATATTTAATTGTCTATTGGTAAGCAAGTCCTTCTATGAGGACTTGGGTTTAGGGAGACTCGTGTTCAATTTTAAGAAGACAACGTTTCTTCCTAATATGTTTTGTGCCATTGGACAGACTATTCGGCAGTTTTTTCTCCTACTAGATATTAGGTGAAAGACTTTTTAACGTGAACCtgattaaaataacatattataaACCCTCCGTTATGATACTCCATTCACAACAAAAAATTACTTCATAATTTATCTACTTTCAAAACTAAGTTGTAATACTTTATAatctaattataaataatatgaaAGTTCAAGGGTTGGAAGAGAAATCAAACTAATATTGACTTTTTTTGTACATCTCATTTTACTGTCATATGCTATGTATTCactttaacatatatatataatacaggCGTCTGGTATCCCGATCATatttttggtaacccgaccagactattaatgataaaataactatgaaagttcacaataaaaagtgtgaacttttatttatacacttttaatttaatatatttctacatgctaaaaaacgtgacaaaaattttaatttgttcacactcacctaaaagtgtgtacaaatgcaatattatttGTTGTGTATAAAAGTAGATAGATTATACAATGAACGTACGTAATCAGTAAAAGCAATGTATGCATAGGAAATTAGTGATTATTTGTGCctttaaaattatatgggttTAAAGGCGTTAAAGTAGTTAGTACTGTTTTAATTTGTGGAATCGGTTCCTTAATTGTCGAGACTTAGAACGATAGTATATTTAAACTCATGATAAAAAGAAGATTAAAAGATGCTTTCTAAAAGTTGACTAAAATTTGGCCTACGCACTTCTTCAATCTTCACCTACTTATTTTGGTCAATCATATCATATCAGATACATGTGCAATATTTGAGGGCAaattttaggacatgtgtttttttaagttacacaccaccatgatcatcttcgaccaccaccatgattttccagTCACCGCGTCATCGGAAAattatgtgtaagttaacttacacaagATTTTCCGAtaggcccgtcgccggaaagtcttagtgtttttgtaaaaaaaatcttgtatatcgtagtagataacgatggtggtgtgtaagttacaaaaaacatatGTCCTAATTGGTCCTGAAATAAaaggtggtcctaaaataactcactatatatatatatatatatacatactatcttataataattgttattttcTCTATCATAAAAGTGTTTaatgcaaaattaccatttcacccataataaattaatttacaccatcaatcgTTTATGAGTATCTTGTAGATTATTGCCACTACCtctttacatatattattacatttacattacactcaccaccaccaacatcaCAACGGCCGCCGTCACCACTGCCAGTCTCTGTCACCATCAAatcgccgcaacgcacgggtaaaATACtagtatgtgtgtatatatatatagagagaagtgagtatggggctgttatgcaccaaatttgggtgaaaaacccttcacataccaataatttaatattttgaattgccccctatatttttatggtttaaagaAAGGTATGTGAGTGGTTTTTCAccgaacttaggtgtctaacaaccttatattcccttcccccatatatacattgtatagtttttttttataaaaaaaggtatatatattatgagaaaagtgagtatggggttctTATACActcaagttgggtgaaaaacccatcacataccaatattttaatactttgaataaatgtttggtccCCCATggtttttatagtttaaaaaatggTATGTGAACGgtatttcacccaacttagatacttaacagcctcatattcccttcaccatatattatatagttgtttatataaatcataatcATCATTCCTAAGTTAAAGAATATATGATATTTCCCAAAACTCTATTGACTATCACACGAGTTAAAAATAAGAATACAATAATTTGGTCAATCATCTTGTACCATATGACTTATAATTTGTCAAAGTTCAATTTTCATGGAAACTATCCActtctttcattttctaaagcaaaagtaaaaaagttaagctataaaagacatttttcaagaaaaagtaaataaagaaaaagaaaaaaatcactTAAAACCTATGTTTTAAATACAGGTAAATACCGGGcggtattaccggtaccggAGACCATGCCGGTATTTTAAgcccggtattttcactattcaataccggccggaATTCCCGGTATTTTATggtattaccataccggtattttcggtattttcaaaaaataaattttgatttttttaaaaaaatatttttatgatactttaatgttattttttgttatttgtgaactttaaaacctatatttgtgttatgaaatacatatttggtattattttgagtaaattatattgcattttgactatttttgttaaattgtaacaagttttgtaggatttttacacaaaaaatataataaattaaaaatagtcgtaccggccggtatttccggtattaccgataataccggaaaatttttccacgccggtataactaaaataccggtttttaaaacattgagtTAAAACATACCCTAACTATTTACAAAGTTAAAGCATGCATATTTCCTTCGTGTGTAGCTGTAGCTCTTTagtcataattttaaaaaatcaatatactAATCATATAAATTTAGAAATGGGCAAAAcaatgaaaaacatattaaacagATGTCTCTCTTGACAAGTCGAGATAACCTAACCTAAATAAGTTTTCTTTAGCCCAAGAGACAAGCCCACAATAGTCCAGTTAACTGGATCGGTGATTATCTCCGCCCTCCTTTTTTGATTAGATAGATGGATTCCAGATTCCCCTAAGAGCCCaagagctatatatatatatattatcttttattatagtaaaacacagttgctctaataacttattcaccaatcacatctctcgatttttttaaattctcaattttgacttttcttgacttttttttttgtataatacaagatatatatttaaacatatgaCTATGTCAATGCCGACCATTTAATCTAAGTATATTTAAACAAAGATAACTATTACATTACTTATaaattgttataaatttaactaaaGATAACTATCACattagttataaattattatatttttaagtatctaattttttataattattattttaaatatatcttaattttaatcttaatatattttgtaaaatagttgaactaataacttattcaCCAATTatatcgctcaatttcatcaaattgattagaaaatttaaattgaaatttgaCTACACAATGTAAATATTAAACTAGAACTAGataattttaatccaataatTACAACTCAACCTAAAGACAAATATTAGGTTATTAAAAACTACTAAAAATTTATAgcaatattttataaacaaaatataaagtcGACTGTTCATCCATATGTATAATacttaaatagataattataaattataaatatgaatatttaatttttagtataaacaaaatacacagTATGAACTCTAAAAATCTTAAATACGATAGGAAACACAAATCCCTACCCCACATCCAATATCATATACAACAAATGGTAGATTTACGATTATCTTAATTGAATCTTCAATTCAAACCAATATAAACTGCATTcaagattaatataaataaagatacaattttcacttttttatgaattaattttaTGTCTCCATAATGTTCGCAGTTAATTGTTATCCAAGCATTTCGTATAAATAATGTCATAAGcgccgtgtccagtgttggacacgagtctaatATCTAGTATAGTACTATACTATATGACTAAGACTATGAAAAGATCTATCTTTCAAAGAACATACTTGATAAACTTTTTGCAATTTCGAGCTATTTACTTATAGAGGTAATCTACTTACAGGCTAAAATTATCTTCTTACATTACATTTTTACTTTGTTAGTATATAATTAAATTGTTCTAATTACAAATGTATACTTCTCGGGAAAATATTTCACGGCGTGTATTGCATAACCCCAAGCTTTAGATGGGTAATAATTTTAATCTCGATCTTAATCAACTTAGATATAGAAATAAGTACATAACTTTGTACTAAAATGAAGTTGCATAAACATCATTAGTCAATTGCCATAATTTAACTGGTACAATAATCAAACACAATTACACAAACTATAGTAGCCATAGGGATGCAATATAGAACATATATGGTATTTTAATCTTTCAATAGTTTCCAAGGtctttttgttaaaatatgctAAAGATATTGGGAAATATTTTTAGAAGGTACATGTTTTTGCcattacttttataaaatggATTTGCTAACCATAGTCCTTAGAACTATGATTAAGCTAATTATACATATGGAATATAATCATCCAATTACACATAGTTATCATATTTACAAATAATTTACacattattatatgaaaaacaTAGTTTCATATGGAAATTTTAGTGTTTAATCGACTCTCACTTTCAATAAATATGAAACCTAATTATAGCATTAAGGATTATAATTAGCAAAAcctattattatgaaaaaacaTGTTGCTAAAGACTCCAACTTCTAGTCCCGTATTAATTcatttatatttctaaattGTACCACCAACATAATTAGTCAACTACTAGAGTTGTTAAACAATAcagtaatatttatatttatgttttccTGTATTTGTACGAGATTTAGACTGATTTGTTATATTAGTTAAAgagatatatatgatgatgacaCGGTTATGTAATGTTGTGTGATAAACTTGCAATTTGACCGCACCATATCAATGCgtttataaagttttatatgCTTTGACTTGATTCTTTCATAATCTGTTTCACAGTTTTATTGACATCTCAGCTTTCTTATTACTGCCTCTTTTGTGTTACAGTCTTCTCTTATGTTTCCTGACTTTTCCCTTTATTCTTCATAAtcagtcttttttttttttggtgtgtgTGTTGGTTGGTGAAGCATCCTTCAAATCATCTCAAGCACAAGTCTATGCCCAATCAACTTAAGACCTACATTATTTATTGTCTTCCATCATAGGCTTTGACTCATGCTAGCTCTATTAAGGTTAAAAACAACCACCATACCCAATCACACATATATGTGGAATATGAGGTATTAGAAATATAACGAAATCTACTAAGATGTTAAAATACTCGTCAATAGAAACAGAATAACAACTCTAAcaaactaccaaaaagaaatgTCAACCCGTATCTATAATTTATGACTAATAATCATTCAATTATTCAAACATCGTCGATGTTATTTAATAGAAATGTGTGAATACTGAATACATTATAAAACAGGCAACTTATATATTAGTTTGTATTGTTCTAAaccatttttttaatcattcatTAACATCCAACTTGCACATGCCGTTTGGTAGCCGACATGTTAAATTACACACATTACATATAGTGATATAACACATCAAGCcgcttattttatttattttaagctAAGATATGAACATGCAGTCTTAAATGGAATTCAatctttagtattattataagCTGGATTTACATAGTTGACCCGCAATTCTCATTGTTGACATTATAAGTAGACCAAGTGCTCAATTGCACATTAGGTATTAATGTATCATGGATCCGAAACAACATTCACTTAAAATTAAATCGTAAGTGAATGGATTAACGAGATTCTCACCGTATCtactattcagcaaaatcacaGCTAAGAAAACACCCTTAGCAGATATAACAAGACACGAGGACTTGGCCATATGATCAGGGAACCACGGGTGAACACTAGCTAGGCACCAAAACCTTCACGGGTGGACTTATACAGGTTAGTCAATTTGTGTACAAGCCAACCTATTTGGCTGACCGACAGGTTGGATTCTTTGTCCTATATATATTCCtctatataattcatttcacaTCCTGCTTTTCAAACATTATATGAGTGTTAGATTCGTGTTTTACTTCAATTATAACTGCCATATAGTACCAAAAATAAACATCA harbors:
- the LOC122606055 gene encoding basic leucine zipper 4, which encodes MMSSIFPAIEVHIPSDGFCGTGFIPWGETENPFYNNQLQEPVFSFSGSEESTPKTNSSNSGSDELGQVEEVNPIDERKRRRMISNRESARRSRMRKQKHLENLRNQVNRHKTGNREIMNRLRFVSHHAQALRHENEQLRSESVMLRQKLWDIRQVLLVRQLQNQLIPSAWPCNNNVTSINNEQNPPSLIA